The Malus domestica chromosome 10, GDT2T_hap1 genome contains a region encoding:
- the LOC103412184 gene encoding probable mitochondrial import inner membrane translocase subunit TIM21 isoform X1 yields MGSYKCAMELLRKNQVDLIRVLPRMRLRGQRAFHTEEVKADQLLAVVRSGFASQSAASGSHLTRGVARANGIPVLYGRYPAREFMHASWPQSQLIRNYRASTTIPLFSRSFSSKATRKQQQSSTENKKDVSTIEDPFDAPTYNIPEKPVTFVEGASYSLVILAGLGIAVAAGYAVFKELIFEPKEYKIFNKALKRIQDDAQVRMRVGYPITGYGQESRNRAARQRIPNRVWHDEEGVEHVEVNFHVRGPHGAGKVFAEMFKDGTDNQWKFTYLIVQIQSPSPTQLILESYLPSYNTAN; encoded by the exons ATGG gaTCCTACAAGTGTGCAATGGAGTTATTGAGGAAAAATCAAGTAGATTTGATTAGGGTTTTGCCCAGGATGAGATTGAGGGGGCAGCGGGCTTTCCACACAGAGGAGGTCAAGGCAGATCag TTGCTGGCAGTAGTAAGATCAGGTTTTGCGAGTCAATCTGCTGCTTCCGGAAGCCATTTGACTAGG GGCGTAGCCAGAGCTAATG GAATTCCTGTTCTATATGGAAGGTATCCTGCCAGAGAGTTTATGCATGCTTCTTGGCCACAGTCACAACTCATAAGAAACTACAGAGCAAGTACCACCATTCCTCTCTTTAGCAGATCCTTTTCATCAAAAGCTACACGGAAACAGCAACAAAGTTCAACTGAG AATAAGAAAGATGTATCTACTATAGAGgatccttttgatgctcctacATACAACATCCCAGAAAAGCCTGTGACGTTTGTAGAGGGAGCTTCCTACAGTCTTGTCATTCTTGCAGGGCTTGGAATTGCTGTTGCTGCAGGATATGCTGTTTTCAAGGAGCTTATTTTTGAACCAAAAGA GTACAAGATCTTTAACAAGGCTCTTAAAAGGATTCAAGATGATGCACAG GTTAGGATGAGGGTCGGATATCCTATTACTGGATACGGTCAAGAAAGTAGAAACCGTGCTGCTCGCCAACGCATTCCCAACAGAGTATGGCACGATGAAGAAGGCGTAGAGCATGTAGAG GTTAACTTTCATGTTCGCGGACCCCATGGAGCCGGGAAAGTATTCGCGGAGATGTTCAAAGACGGAACAGACAATCAATGGAAGTTCACGTATTTGATTGTTCAGATACAATCACCTTCTCCGACACAATTGATTCTAGAGTCTTATCTGCCTTCTTACAACACAGCCAACTAG
- the LOC103412184 gene encoding probable mitochondrial import inner membrane translocase subunit TIM21 isoform X2 has protein sequence MELLRKNQVDLIRVLPRMRLRGQRAFHTEEVKADQLLAVVRSGFASQSAASGSHLTRGVARANGIPVLYGRYPAREFMHASWPQSQLIRNYRASTTIPLFSRSFSSKATRKQQQSSTENKKDVSTIEDPFDAPTYNIPEKPVTFVEGASYSLVILAGLGIAVAAGYAVFKELIFEPKEYKIFNKALKRIQDDAQVRMRVGYPITGYGQESRNRAARQRIPNRVWHDEEGVEHVEVNFHVRGPHGAGKVFAEMFKDGTDNQWKFTYLIVQIQSPSPTQLILESYLPSYNTAN, from the exons ATGGAGTTATTGAGGAAAAATCAAGTAGATTTGATTAGGGTTTTGCCCAGGATGAGATTGAGGGGGCAGCGGGCTTTCCACACAGAGGAGGTCAAGGCAGATCag TTGCTGGCAGTAGTAAGATCAGGTTTTGCGAGTCAATCTGCTGCTTCCGGAAGCCATTTGACTAGG GGCGTAGCCAGAGCTAATG GAATTCCTGTTCTATATGGAAGGTATCCTGCCAGAGAGTTTATGCATGCTTCTTGGCCACAGTCACAACTCATAAGAAACTACAGAGCAAGTACCACCATTCCTCTCTTTAGCAGATCCTTTTCATCAAAAGCTACACGGAAACAGCAACAAAGTTCAACTGAG AATAAGAAAGATGTATCTACTATAGAGgatccttttgatgctcctacATACAACATCCCAGAAAAGCCTGTGACGTTTGTAGAGGGAGCTTCCTACAGTCTTGTCATTCTTGCAGGGCTTGGAATTGCTGTTGCTGCAGGATATGCTGTTTTCAAGGAGCTTATTTTTGAACCAAAAGA GTACAAGATCTTTAACAAGGCTCTTAAAAGGATTCAAGATGATGCACAG GTTAGGATGAGGGTCGGATATCCTATTACTGGATACGGTCAAGAAAGTAGAAACCGTGCTGCTCGCCAACGCATTCCCAACAGAGTATGGCACGATGAAGAAGGCGTAGAGCATGTAGAG GTTAACTTTCATGTTCGCGGACCCCATGGAGCCGGGAAAGTATTCGCGGAGATGTTCAAAGACGGAACAGACAATCAATGGAAGTTCACGTATTTGATTGTTCAGATACAATCACCTTCTCCGACACAATTGATTCTAGAGTCTTATCTGCCTTCTTACAACACAGCCAACTAG